A genomic segment from Corylus avellana chromosome ca5, CavTom2PMs-1.0 encodes:
- the LOC132183229 gene encoding small ribosomal subunit protein eS19x-like isoform X1 — protein sequence MAVARTVKDVSAHEFVKAYSAHLKRSGKMELPEWADIVKTAQFKEVAPYDPDWYYVRAASMARKIYLRGGLGVGSFRRIYGGSKRNGSCPPHFCKSSGAVARHILKQLTNIYIIDVEPNGGRKITSTGQRDLDQVAGRIVVAPDQ from the exons ATGGCGGTTGCGAGGACTGTAAAGGACGTTTCAGCTCACGAGTTCGTGAAGGCCTACTCGGCTCATCTCAAACGATCTGGCAAG ATGGAGTTGCCTGAGTGGGCGGATATTGTGAAGACTGCTCAATTCAAGGAGGTGGCTCCTTATGACCCTGACTGGTATTATGTGAGAGCTG CCTCCATGGCAAGGAAGATCTACTTGAGGGGAGGTCTTGGTGTTGGTTCTTTCCGAAGGATTTACGGAGGGAGTAAGAGGAATGGAAGTTGTCCACCCCATTTCTGCAAAAGCAGTGGTGCTGTTGCACGCCACATACTAAAGCAGTTGACGAATATTTACATTATTGACGTTGAGCCCAATGG TGGGAGGAAAATCACCTCAACCGGTCAGCGGGATCTCGACCAAGTCGCTGGAAGGATTGTGGTTGCCCCTGATCAATGA
- the LOC132183229 gene encoding small ribosomal subunit protein eS19x-like isoform X2 has product MAVARTVKDVSAHEFVKAYSAHLKRSGKMELPEWADIVKTAQFKEVAPYDPDWYYVRAASMARKIYLRGGLGVGSFRRIYGGSKRNGSCPPHFCKSSGAVARHILKQLTNIYIIDVEPNGLVLS; this is encoded by the exons ATGGCGGTTGCGAGGACTGTAAAGGACGTTTCAGCTCACGAGTTCGTGAAGGCCTACTCGGCTCATCTCAAACGATCTGGCAAG ATGGAGTTGCCTGAGTGGGCGGATATTGTGAAGACTGCTCAATTCAAGGAGGTGGCTCCTTATGACCCTGACTGGTATTATGTGAGAGCTG CCTCCATGGCAAGGAAGATCTACTTGAGGGGAGGTCTTGGTGTTGGTTCTTTCCGAAGGATTTACGGAGGGAGTAAGAGGAATGGAAGTTGTCCACCCCATTTCTGCAAAAGCAGTGGTGCTGTTGCACGCCACATACTAAAGCAGTTGACGAATATTTACATTATTGACGTTGAGCCCAATGG TCTGGTGCTTTCTTGA
- the LOC132183228 gene encoding microtubule-destabilizing protein 60-like isoform X1: MDLIGKNTGTVTPVKDTRVSRSKIQENHKLAENFNPNVSHSSPGQKSTSSPVIKSTKAQKSVVKNPNPVGYLPRNKIRERKFVVAKKNSKKENVGLKVECKCKEKAGGGDIKKCLCVAYENLRASQEEFFKNRSEQAGQADHLKGYDIAESELEKEIEKGLMLQDLKVEDGYEGNAGESDTSPLNGSGSQIGSSTIKRRRDKLLEEARKSVPEPGSGRVMHLVKAFEKLLSIPISKDSDEKDEEEEKEEKEEEDNKKKAMKWALPGLQVPKVPETQVSSSSFCPSDLFLTSENLGLDSQISVSSSWDSSQGSVSSRTSNGGRRSRRNSSESSATMGGRRWKKQQLKVTSQKPFKLRTEQRGRLKEEEFMKKLQEMVIEDEKQRIPVAQGLPWTTDEPECLIKPPVKEITRPVDLKLHSDMRAVERAEFDNQVAEKLSLFEQYKMERERQQKMAEEEEIRRLRKELVPKAQPMPYFDRPFIPRRYRSMKHPTIPKEPKFHIPQQKKIKCCLSWNDISTYTYQQ; this comes from the exons ATGGATTTGATCGGCAAGAACACCGGGACGGTTACCCCAGTGAAAGACACACGTGTGTCTCGGTCCAAGATTCAAGAAAACCATAAACTTGCCGAGAATTTTAACCCAAATGTCTCCCATTCAAGCCCTGGTCAAAAATCCACGAGTTCCCCAGTAATCAAATCCACAAAGGCCCAGAAATCGGTCGTAAAGAATCCCAATCCGGTGGGGTACTTGCCGCGGAACAAGATCCGGGAGAGAAAGTTCGTGGTGGCGAAGAAGAATTCCAAGAAAGAGAATGTAGGGTTGAAGGTAGAGTGTAAGTGCAAAGAGAAGGCAGGTGGTGGCGATATCAAGAAGTGTTTGTGTGTGGCCTATGAGAATTTGAGGGCGTCCCAGGAAGAGTTTTTCAAGAATCGAAGTGAACAGGCCGGACAAGCGGACCATTTGAAGGGTTATGATATAGCTGAGAGTGAACTTGAAAAGGAAATTGAGAAGGGTTTGATGCTGCAAGACCTGAAAGTTGAAGATGGGTATGAAGGAAACGCGGGGGAGAGTGATACTTCGCCGCTGAATGGGTCGGGTAGTCAAATAGGTAGTTCAACGATTAAGAGGAGGAGAGACAAGTTGTTGGAAGAGGCAAGGAAAAGTGTACCTGAACCTGGGTCTGGGAGAGTGATGCATCTGGTGAAGGCCTTTGAGAAGCTTCTTTCAATACCGATTTCGAAGGACTCGGATGAGaaggatgaggaggaggagaaggaggagaAGGAGGAAGAAGATAACAAAAAGAAGGCCATGAAATGGGCTTTACCAGGATTGCAGGTTCCTAAAGTGCCTGAGACAcaggtttcttcttcttcattctgTCCATCTGATTTGTTCTTGACATCGGAGAACCTTGGTCTGGATTCACAGATTTCGGTTTCATCTTCGTGGGATAGTAGCCAGGGAAG TGTTTCAAGCAGGACTTCTAATGGGGGCCGTAGGAGCCGAAGAAAT AGCTCTGAATCTTCTGCTACAATGGGTGGAAGGAGATGGAAAAAGCAGCAGCTTAAAGTCACCAGCCAAAAACCGTTCAAGCTTAGAACAGAG CAAAGGGGGAGACTGAAGGAGGAagaatttatgaaaaaattacaagaaatggTGATAGAGGATGAGAAGCAGAGGATACCAGTTGCACAAGGTCTCCCATGGACAACAGATGAACCTGAG TGCTTGATAAAGCCTCCAGTGAAGGAAATCACAAGACCCGTAGACCTGAAGCTTCACAGTGACATGCGAGCAGTAGAACGAGCCGAGTTTGACAATCAG GTAGCAGAGAAGTTGAGCCTGTTTGAGCAATACAAGATGGAAAGAGAGAGACAGCAGAAG AtggctgaagaggaagaaataaGACGGTTGAGAAAGGAGCTCGTTCCAAAAGCACAGCCTATGCCCTATTTCGACAGGCCTTTCATTCCCAGAAGGTACAG gTCGATGAAGCATCCAACTATACCTAAAGAACCAAAGTTCCACATTCCTCAACAGAAGAAGATCAAGTGCTGCCTGTCATGGAATGACATAAGTACCTACACTTACCAACAATGA
- the LOC132183228 gene encoding microtubule-destabilizing protein 60-like isoform X2, with amino-acid sequence MDLIGKNTGTVTPVKDTRVSRSKIQENHKLAENFNPNVSHSSPGQKSTSSPVIKSTKAQKSVVKNPNPVGYLPRNKIRERKFVVAKKNSKKENVGLKVECKCKEKAGGGDIKKCLCVAYENLRASQEEFFKNRSEQAGQADHLKGYDIAESELEKEIEKGLMLQDLKVEDGYEGNAGESDTSPLNGSGSQIGSSTIKRRRDKLLEEARKSVPEPGSGRVMHLVKAFEKLLSIPISKDSDEKDEEEEKEEKEEEDNKKKAMKWALPGLQVPKVPETQVSSSSFCPSDLFLTSENLGLDSQISVSSSWDSSQGSVSSRTSNGGRRSRRNSSESSATMGGRRWKKQQLKVTSQKPFKLRTEQRGRLKEEEFMKKLQEMVIEDEKQRIPVAQGLPWTTDEPECLIKPPVKEITRPVDLKLHSDMRAVERAEFDNQVAEKLSLFEQYKMERERQQKMAEEEEIRRLRKELVPKAQPMPYFDRPFIPRRSMKHPTIPKEPKFHIPQQKKIKCCLSWNDISTYTYQQ; translated from the exons ATGGATTTGATCGGCAAGAACACCGGGACGGTTACCCCAGTGAAAGACACACGTGTGTCTCGGTCCAAGATTCAAGAAAACCATAAACTTGCCGAGAATTTTAACCCAAATGTCTCCCATTCAAGCCCTGGTCAAAAATCCACGAGTTCCCCAGTAATCAAATCCACAAAGGCCCAGAAATCGGTCGTAAAGAATCCCAATCCGGTGGGGTACTTGCCGCGGAACAAGATCCGGGAGAGAAAGTTCGTGGTGGCGAAGAAGAATTCCAAGAAAGAGAATGTAGGGTTGAAGGTAGAGTGTAAGTGCAAAGAGAAGGCAGGTGGTGGCGATATCAAGAAGTGTTTGTGTGTGGCCTATGAGAATTTGAGGGCGTCCCAGGAAGAGTTTTTCAAGAATCGAAGTGAACAGGCCGGACAAGCGGACCATTTGAAGGGTTATGATATAGCTGAGAGTGAACTTGAAAAGGAAATTGAGAAGGGTTTGATGCTGCAAGACCTGAAAGTTGAAGATGGGTATGAAGGAAACGCGGGGGAGAGTGATACTTCGCCGCTGAATGGGTCGGGTAGTCAAATAGGTAGTTCAACGATTAAGAGGAGGAGAGACAAGTTGTTGGAAGAGGCAAGGAAAAGTGTACCTGAACCTGGGTCTGGGAGAGTGATGCATCTGGTGAAGGCCTTTGAGAAGCTTCTTTCAATACCGATTTCGAAGGACTCGGATGAGaaggatgaggaggaggagaaggaggagaAGGAGGAAGAAGATAACAAAAAGAAGGCCATGAAATGGGCTTTACCAGGATTGCAGGTTCCTAAAGTGCCTGAGACAcaggtttcttcttcttcattctgTCCATCTGATTTGTTCTTGACATCGGAGAACCTTGGTCTGGATTCACAGATTTCGGTTTCATCTTCGTGGGATAGTAGCCAGGGAAG TGTTTCAAGCAGGACTTCTAATGGGGGCCGTAGGAGCCGAAGAAAT AGCTCTGAATCTTCTGCTACAATGGGTGGAAGGAGATGGAAAAAGCAGCAGCTTAAAGTCACCAGCCAAAAACCGTTCAAGCTTAGAACAGAG CAAAGGGGGAGACTGAAGGAGGAagaatttatgaaaaaattacaagaaatggTGATAGAGGATGAGAAGCAGAGGATACCAGTTGCACAAGGTCTCCCATGGACAACAGATGAACCTGAG TGCTTGATAAAGCCTCCAGTGAAGGAAATCACAAGACCCGTAGACCTGAAGCTTCACAGTGACATGCGAGCAGTAGAACGAGCCGAGTTTGACAATCAG GTAGCAGAGAAGTTGAGCCTGTTTGAGCAATACAAGATGGAAAGAGAGAGACAGCAGAAG AtggctgaagaggaagaaataaGACGGTTGAGAAAGGAGCTCGTTCCAAAAGCACAGCCTATGCCCTATTTCGACAGGCCTTTCATTCCCAGAAG gTCGATGAAGCATCCAACTATACCTAAAGAACCAAAGTTCCACATTCCTCAACAGAAGAAGATCAAGTGCTGCCTGTCATGGAATGACATAAGTACCTACACTTACCAACAATGA
- the LOC132181357 gene encoding UDP-glucose 6-dehydrogenase 1, whose amino-acid sequence MVKICCIGAGYVGGPTMAIIALKCPSVEVVVVDISVSRITAWNSDQLPIYEPGLDDVVKQCRGKNLFFSTDVEKHVSEADIVFVSVNTPTKTRGLGAGKAADLTYWESAARMIADVSKSNKIVVEKSTVPVKTAEAIEKILTHNSKGIQFQILSNPEFLAEGTAIQDLLKPDRVLIGGRETPEGQKAIQALKDVYAQWVPENRILTTNLWSAELSKLAANAFLAQRISSVNAMSALCEATGANVTQVSYAVGTDSRIGPKFLNSSVGFGGSCFQKDILNLVYICECNGLPEVAEYWKQVIKINDYQKNRFVNRVVSSMFNTVANKKIAILGFAFKKDTGDTRETPAIDVCKGLLGDKARLSIYDPQVTEDQIQRDLTMDKFTWDHPIHLQPMSPTTVKQVNVVWDAYEATKDAHGVCILTEWDEFKTLDYKRIYDNMQKPAFVFDGRNVADVEKLREIGFIVYSIGKPLDPWIKDLPAVA is encoded by the coding sequence atggtgaaGATTTGCTGCATTGGTGCTGGATATGTTGGGGGCCCAACAATGGCCATAATTGCACTTAAGTGCCCATCTGTTGAAGTCGTTGTTGTGGACATCTCTGTTTCTCGGATCACAGCCTGGAACAGCGACCAGCTCCCCATCTATGAGCCAGGCCTTGATGATGTTGTGAAGCAATGCCGAGGCAAGAACCTTTTCTTCAGCACTGATGTTGAGAAACATGTCTCAGAGGCTGATATAGTGTTTGTCTCTGTCAACACCCCAACTAAAACCCGGGGTCTTGGGGCAGGGAAGGCTGCAGATCTGACATATTGGGAGAGTGCGGCTCGCATGATTGCTGATGTTTCAAAATCTAACAAAATTGTAGTTGAGAAATCAACAGTCCCAGTCAAAACCGCTGAGGCAATTGAAAAAATTCTGACCCACAACAGCAAGGGAATCCAATTCCAAATTCTTTCGAACCCAGAATTCCTTGCTGAGGGCACTGCAATTCAAGATCTTCTCAAGCCAGACAGAGTCCTCATTGGAGGCCGAGAGACCCCTGAAGGCCAGAAGGCCATCCAAGCATTGAAGGATGTTTATGCTCAGTGGGTCCCTGAAAATCGTATACTAACCACCAACCTCTGGTCTGCAGAGCTCTCTAAGCTTGCTGCCAATGCCTTTTTGGCCCAGAGAATATCGTCTGTTAATGCCATGTCAGCTCTCTGTGAGGCTACTGGGGCAAATGTAACACAGGTATCTTATGCGGTCGGTACAGACTCAAGGATTGGTCCCAAGTTCCTCAATTCTAGTGTTGGTTTTGGTGGATCCTGCTTCCAGAAGGATATTTTGAATCTGGTTTACATCTGTGAGTGCAATGGCCTTCCTGAGGTGGCAGAGTACTGGAAACAAGTCATCAAGATCAATGATTACCAGAAGAACCGCTTTGTGAACCGTGTTGTTTCCTCTATGTTCAACACGGTTGCAAATAAGAAGATTGCCATTCTGGGGTTTGCTTTCAAGAAAGATACTGGTGACACAAGGGAGACCCCAGCCATTGATGTGTGCAAGGGGCTATTGGGTGACAAGGCCCGGCTGAGCATATATGACCCGCAGGTCACTGAAGACCAGATCCAAAGGGACCTCACCATGGACAAGTTTACTTGGGACCATCCCATTCACCTGCAGCCAATGAGCCCCACCACTGTGAAGCAAGTGAACGTGGTTTGGGATGCGTACGAGGCAACAAAGGATGCCCATGGTGTTTGCATTCTGACCGAGTGGGATGAGTTTAAGACTCTTGATTACAAGAGGATTTATGACAACATGCAGAAACCAGCTTTTGTATTTGATGGCAGGAACGTCGCTGATGTAGAGAAGCTGCGTGAGATTGGTTTTATTGTGTACTCAATTGGTAAGCCCCTGGATCCATGGATCAAGGACTTGCCAGCTGTGGCATAG
- the LOC132182446 gene encoding uncharacterized protein LOC132182446 produces the protein MLHKRPFVDEDSYEVSNKQPRQLEHASQLAPTTDIVPICDPEKPQNSDGEGEDSFTKFQDKGRLVNDPVIEVSNETKLLEAGVSGGASQFLWINGSIIGPDVRSEAAINFSFFPEFFHSGQQLKALYQSDENYLSPSDCPPQKLVSVGPEHQVFVPEWGLQDLKNSSDHLDKSDPQLPLLHASDGGLLIDGVNEMLMGTCVIPMPDLEASANSCNESGGTRSDCRCPDVGSIRCVRQHAMEAREKLRENLGQDIFEELGFCEMGEEVAKRWTEEEEQAFHEVVLSNPASLGKNFWDHLLAVFPSRMKEDLVSYYFNVFMLRKRAEQNRFDPLNIDSDNDDWQTSELVLAEEDEDSVVESPFDQEATAYFQEDRERDCLEDIEVEEETDTCEDGAEILIRRMGTDEEDGGDVDDISGTQVSNSLSDCHGDVDLELCGKIPNSNSTDYDIQDDSCTSYEFQRDPIDSCGRLDEETDRRESCEE, from the coding sequence ATGGTGAAGGTGAAGACAGTTTTACTAAATTTCAAGACAAAGGAAGGCTTGTAAATGACCCAGTCATTGAAGTCTCAAATGAGACAAAGTTATTAGAGGCTGGTGTTAGTGGCGGTGCTTCCCAATTTTTGTGGATTAATGGAAGTATTATTGGACCTGATGTTAGGTCAGAGGCGgctattaatttttcattttttccagAATTTTTTCATTCTGGACAACAACTAAAAGCTTTATATCAGTCGGATGAGAACTATTTATCCCCTTCCGATTGTCCTCCTCAGAAGCTAGTTTCTGTTGGACCAGAGCATCAAGTTTTTGTTCCAGAATGGGGCCTCCAGGATCTGAAGAACTCTTCAGATCATCTGGATAAGTCAGATCCTCAGCTTCCCCTCTTACATGCATCAGATGGAGGCCTCCTGATTGATGGTGTTAATGAGATGCTGATGGGTACATGTGTCATTCCAATGCCTGACCTTGAAGCATCTGCAAACTCTTGCAATGAGAGTGGGGGAACCAGAAGTGACTGTAGGTGCCCTGATGTGGGTTCTATCAGATGTGTGAGACAACATGCGATGGaagcaagagaaaaattaagggaaaatcTTGGGCAGGACATATTTGAGGAGTTGGGGTTCTGTGAGATGGGAGAGGAGGTTGCTAAGAGATGGACTGAAGAGGAAGAACAAGCCTTCCATGAGGTTGTCCTTTCTAACCCTGCATCATTGGGTAAGAATTTTTGGGACCATCTCTTAGCAGTTTTCCCTTCTCGAATGAAGGAGGACCTTGTGAGCTATTATTTTAATGTCTTTATGCTTCGAAAACGTGCCGAGCAGAATAGATTCGATCCGCTAAACATTGACAGTGACAATGATGATTGGCAAACAAGTGAACTTGTACTGGCAGAGGAAGATGAAGACTCTGTAGTGGAGTCTCCTTTTGATCAGGAAGCCACTGCATATTTTCAGGAAGATCGTGAAAGGGATTGCCTTGAAGACATTGAGGTTGAGGAAGAGACAGATACTTGTGAAGATGGTGCTGAAATCCTTATTCGTAGGATGGGAACTGATGAAGAGGATGGGGGAGATGTAGATGATATTTCAGGCACACAAGTTAGTAATTCCCTTAGTGACTGTCATGGTGATGTTGATTTAGAGCTTTGTGGTAAAATTCCAAACAGTAATAGTACGGATTATGATATCCAAGATGACTCGTGCACATCATATGAGTTTCAGCGGGACCCTATCGATAGCTGCGGTCGACTTGATGAGGAGACTGATAGAAGAGAGTCCTGTGAAGAATGA